The Flavobacterium sp. N2270 genome contains the following window.
CAGACATGAAAACGGTCAATGCCATTCTTAATGTATTGAGTTTGTTTCCCATGTTTTGTAATTTACCTTTTGGATCAATTTTTGGGATTATTAAAAATACAAAATAGGTTATTCCTACAAGCATGACTAACATTAGGACTAATTCTTTTTTATCTCCATAACGATCTATTTCGCCAGCACCATTCCAATGCATTGGAACTTTATCAGGTAAGTTGTTCCAGATATAAGCTAAATAAAGAAAGGGTAAAAATGCTATTGCAATAAATGGAAGTTCTTTTTTTAAATTTATCATAATTATTTTTTAAGTGTTATTAACCATTTTAAGATATCGTCTACTATTGTCGTGTTTAGTGAATAAATTACAAATTGCCCTTGTTTTTCGCTTGTTACTAAATCGGCCTGTTTTAAAATGTCTAAATGATGAGAAATACTTGGTTTTGAAATATTAAATTTATCTGCAATATCACCAGCTGTCATTTCTTTCTTTCGCAGCAATTCCAAGATTTCTCTTCTTGTTTCATCATTAAGGGCTTTGAAGATAGTATTCATTACGATTATATATTTAGACAAATATCTAAATACTTTTTTAAAAAGCAAAATGTTTTTAAAAAATAAACCCGATAGGTTTTGAAACGTATCGGGTTTGATGTATTATTTTGGAGATTTAAATTTCAAATAAATGGAATTTATAAAAATCAGTAGAAATAGTAAAGTAATAAATAGTAAAACTTTATCTGTAAAAACTATTTGTATGTTGCCGTCTTGTATCAAACAAAAAAAAACAAAAGATAAAAAGAATAAAAATGACAAAATAAAATTTGTTTTGGCTTTGATAAAAGCTAAAAATGAAAACCCTATAATAAAGCTTATGAAAAAATTAATAGAATAGTAACTAATTCCGTTGATTTCAAAAGCCCAACCAACAGATTTATTATATCCATAATGAGCGACGTTATCTATGAAAATTAAAAACAATAATGGGATTATTGAAATCAAATACATTTTAGATTCGAAAATAAATTTGATTTTATTAATCATTATTGTAATTATTATGAGATTTCTCCTGCGTAGGAGTGACATTTTTTACTGTTTACCAATTCCTGAAAACTGATTACTAAAATTAATGCGCTTGAAGCCAATCTTTTCCTAATCCTAAATCAACAATTAATGGAACATCTAGTTTAAAGGCGTTTTCCATTTCTTCTTTAATCATAGGTTGAATTCTTTCTAATTCAGAATTATGTACATCAAAAACAAGTTCATCATGTACTTGTAATAGCATTTTTGATTGCCAGTTTTCTTTTTCTAAGCGTTTATGAATGTTAATCATGGCAATTTTGATGATGTCAGCAGCACTACCTTGAATAGGTGCATTAACAGCATTTCGTTCAGCACCACCACGAACCATAGCATTTGCTGAATTGATGTCTTTTAAATAACGACGTCTTCCTAAAACGGTTTGTACATAACCTTCTTCTCTTGCAAAATCAATTTGATTTTGAATGTATTGTCTTAATTTTGGATACGATTTGTAATACGCTTCAATTAATTCAGCACTTTCACTTCTTGATAAATCCGTTTGGTTACTTAAGCCAAAAGCAGAAACCCCATAAATGATTCCGAAGTTTACCGTTTTAGCATTACTACGTTGTTCTTTTGTAACTTCTTCTAACGGTACATTAAATACTTTTGAAGCGGTAGATTTGTGAATGTCTTCTCCATTTTGGAAGGCTTTAATCATATTTTCTTCTCCTGATAAAGCTGCAATAATACGTAATTCTATTTGGGAATAATCGGCAGCAAGTAAAGTGTAATTTTCATCACGTGCTATAAACGCTTTACGAATTTGTCTTCCTCTTTCGGTACGAATTGGAATGTTTTGTAAGTTAGGATTGTTTGAACTCAAACGCCCTGTTGCAGCAACTGTTTGCATATAATCGGTATGAACTCTTCCTGTTTTTTCATTCACTTGATTTGGTAACGCATCTACATATGTGTTTTGTAGTTTTACCAATTGTCTCCATTCTAAAATATGACGAACAATTTCGTTGTCTTTAGCCAAATAGCTTAAAATTTCTTCGCCCGTTGCATATTGACCAGTCTTTGTTTTCTTCTGCTTTGGTCCGCCAATTTTAAGTTTGTCAAACAAAATATCACCCAATTGTTTTGGAGAAGCTAAATTGAATGTTTCTCCAGCAATTTCAAATATTTTAGCTTGAAAAGTGTCAATTTCAATTTGCATTTCTTTCGACATAGTGTTTAAAAAATCAACATCTAAACGAATACCTTCTCTTTCCATCGCAGCTAGAACTTCCACTAAAGGAATTTCGATTTCGTCGAATAATTTTTTAGTACCTACTTTTTCTAAAATAGGTTGAAAGTGTTCTTTTAGTTGAAACGTAATATCGGCATCTTCAACAGCATATTCTTTAACTTCTTCAACAGCGATTTCTCGCATTGATTTTTGATTCTTCCCTTTTTTTCCTATTAATTCTTCAATGCTTTTTGGACTATATTTCAAATACGTTTCACTTAAAATATCCATATTATGACGCATGTCTGGATTAATAAGGTAATGCGCAATCATAGTGTCAAATAATTTTCCTTTTACAGAAACACCATAATTTGCTAATATTTTTAAATCGTATTTTAAGTTTTGACCAATTTTTTCAATGTTTTCATTTTCAAAGAAAGGTTTTAGTTTTTCAATAAGAATTAAAGCTTCTTCTTGATTTTCTGGAAACGGAATATAAAATCCTTTTCCTTTTTCATAAGAAAATGCAATTCCAACTAATTCGGCATTTAATGCATCTAAGCCAGTAGTTTCGGTATCAAAACAGACTGATTTTTGTTTTTCTAAATTTTGTAAAAGTAATTTTAAAGCTAAATCACCTTGAATGATTTGGTAAAAATGCTCGGTGTTTTCTAAAGTTGCATAATAGGATTGTTCTGTTGCGCTTGA
Protein-coding sequences here:
- a CDS encoding autorepressor SdpR family transcription factor translates to MNTIFKALNDETRREILELLRKKEMTAGDIADKFNISKPSISHHLDILKQADLVTSEKQGQFVIYSLNTTIVDDILKWLITLKK
- the polA gene encoding DNA polymerase I, coding for MSQKRLFLLDAYALIFRGYYAFIKNPRINSKGMDTSAIMGFMNSLMDVIKREKPDHLAVAFDKGGSDIRNEMFPEYKANRDATPEAIKIAVPYIQELLRAMHIPIIEVAGYEADDLIGTIAKQAEKENYQVFMVTPDKDFAQLVSENIFMYKPARMGNGIEIWGVPEVLEKFEISNPLQVIDFLGMMGDSADNIPGLPGVGEKTAKKFLAQYGSMENLLANTHELKGKMKENIEANKEKGILSKTLATILLDCPVQFDEKDYELSKPDVEKTEALFHELEFRRMQEQFDKLFRDGNDYDEINTNGNSSAEETPKPAKKAAPKKEEQFDLFGFTDVETSSATEQSYYATLENTEHFYQIIQGDLALKLLLQNLEKQKSVCFDTETTGLDALNAELVGIAFSYEKGKGFYIPFPENQEEALILIEKLKPFFENENIEKIGQNLKYDLKILANYGVSVKGKLFDTMIAHYLINPDMRHNMDILSETYLKYSPKSIEELIGKKGKNQKSMREIAVEEVKEYAVEDADITFQLKEHFQPILEKVGTKKLFDEIEIPLVEVLAAMEREGIRLDVDFLNTMSKEMQIEIDTFQAKIFEIAGETFNLASPKQLGDILFDKLKIGGPKQKKTKTGQYATGEEILSYLAKDNEIVRHILEWRQLVKLQNTYVDALPNQVNEKTGRVHTDYMQTVAATGRLSSNNPNLQNIPIRTERGRQIRKAFIARDENYTLLAADYSQIELRIIAALSGEENMIKAFQNGEDIHKSTASKVFNVPLEEVTKEQRSNAKTVNFGIIYGVSAFGLSNQTDLSRSESAELIEAYYKSYPKLRQYIQNQIDFAREEGYVQTVLGRRRYLKDINSANAMVRGGAERNAVNAPIQGSAADIIKIAMINIHKRLEKENWQSKMLLQVHDELVFDVHNSELERIQPMIKEEMENAFKLDVPLIVDLGLGKDWLQAH